From Echinicola jeungdonensis, the proteins below share one genomic window:
- a CDS encoding YceI family protein — MKLLMLIFLVWSWCLPLLGQTYKSTDSKVTFFSDAPLEDIKATNKDATGLFDSKSGELAFVVPIKGFEFRKSLMQQHFNERFMESDKYPRGTFQGQLSNYDMESSGTQKAVAKGKMTIHGITRDFQVTGDFTVSGNKIEMEAVFPIKVADYDVEIPKVLFYNISEEVEVTVNFKFNAQ; from the coding sequence ATGAAACTGTTAATGTTGATATTTTTGGTGTGGTCTTGGTGTTTGCCTTTATTGGGGCAGACCTATAAATCCACAGATAGTAAGGTTACATTCTTTTCGGATGCCCCATTAGAGGACATCAAGGCCACCAATAAGGATGCGACTGGATTGTTTGATTCAAAATCAGGGGAATTGGCTTTTGTGGTACCCATCAAGGGATTTGAATTCAGGAAATCATTGATGCAACAGCATTTTAATGAAAGATTTATGGAATCCGACAAATATCCCAGGGGAACATTTCAAGGCCAATTGAGCAACTATGACATGGAAAGCAGTGGTACACAAAAGGCCGTTGCTAAAGGAAAGATGACCATTCATGGTATTACAAGGGATTTCCAAGTTACTGGAGATTTTACGGTTTCGGGTAATAAAATAGAAATGGAAGCTGTTTTCCCCATTAAAGTGGCAGATTATGATGTGGAAATTCCCAAAGTTTTGTTTTATAATATTTCTGAAGAAGTGGAAGTAACGGTTAATTTTAAATTTAATGCTCAGTAA
- a CDS encoding 2-polyprenyl-6-methoxyphenol hydroxylase has translation MKLMKYLMVFMLLVFAGACSSENEEDINPGNGNGDPCENNNATLSGDVLAIINANCAVSGCHVPGGTGTVDFTVKENIIQNATTIRTYTQSGFMPPPEANNTLSEQEKDDIYCWVANGAQDN, from the coding sequence ATGAAATTAATGAAGTATTTGATGGTTTTTATGTTACTGGTATTTGCGGGGGCTTGTTCCAGTGAAAATGAAGAAGATATCAATCCGGGAAATGGAAATGGCGATCCTTGTGAAAATAACAATGCCACCCTGTCTGGGGATGTATTGGCAATTATCAATGCAAATTGCGCCGTATCAGGTTGCCATGTACCAGGAGGTACAGGAACTGTGGATTTCACTGTAAAGGAAAATATCATCCAAAATGCCACCACAATTCGTACTTATACCCAAAGTGGTTTCATGCCACCTCCTGAAGCTAATAACACATTATCTGAACAAGAGAAAGATGATATTTATTGTTGGGTAGCCAATGGTGCCCAGGACAATTAA
- a CDS encoding CHRD domain-containing protein — protein sequence MNKRIIYWMISLFLIAGLGLISCNDDDDDDNGNGDPQVQERTYTLDPVSDPAIYGTVKFERQNDGSTMVTIDLVGTTSGNSHPSHIHSNSASEGGPIEIDLTDVDGATGMSQTLVTEENDGTPITFDELLIYDGYVNVHLSGSNLSTLVAQGNIGSNSSGTGNNNGGNGGGPSY from the coding sequence ATGAATAAGCGAATAATTTATTGGATGATCAGTTTATTTCTGATCGCCGGATTAGGATTGATCTCATGTAATGATGATGATGACGATGATAATGGCAATGGAGATCCACAGGTTCAGGAAAGAACCTATACGCTGGACCCTGTTTCTGATCCTGCCATTTATGGGACAGTAAAATTTGAAAGGCAAAATGATGGGTCCACTATGGTGACCATTGACCTGGTTGGAACTACTTCTGGTAATAGCCACCCTTCACATATTCATTCCAATTCAGCAAGTGAAGGAGGTCCAATAGAAATAGACCTTACTGATGTGGATGGTGCTACAGGGATGAGTCAAACCTTGGTTACGGAAGAAAATGATGGTACCCCCATTACTTTCGATGAATTGCTCATTTATGATGGTTACGTCAATGTCCATTTAAGTGGATCAAATTTGTCCACCTTGGTTGCCCAGGGAAACATTGGTAGCAATAGCTCCGGAACAGGAAATAATAACGGGGGTAACGGAGGAGGACCCTCCTATTAA
- a CDS encoding RNA polymerase sigma factor yields the protein MKKELTKSLLEGLLKGDQKSQELLYKQFYSYGMSISLRFTANREEAVEVLNDGFMKIFNKISQFNPDQPFKPWFRRILINTSINHYKKYIHQNNNADLDQVKKVSDQGQDIMGEISYQEIIQLLQNLSPKYRTVFNLNVIEGYSHEEIADMLQISVGTSKSNLSRARANLRSMLTRSHEKGLEKYER from the coding sequence GTGAAAAAAGAACTAACGAAATCGCTGTTAGAGGGGCTTTTAAAAGGTGACCAAAAAAGCCAGGAATTGTTGTATAAGCAATTTTACAGTTATGGTATGAGCATTAGTCTAAGGTTTACGGCCAATAGGGAGGAAGCAGTTGAGGTCTTAAATGATGGGTTTATGAAAATCTTTAATAAGATCAGTCAATTTAATCCCGATCAACCCTTTAAGCCCTGGTTTAGAAGGATCCTGATTAATACATCGATTAATCATTACAAAAAATATATTCATCAAAATAATAATGCTGATTTAGATCAAGTCAAAAAGGTATCAGACCAGGGACAGGACATCATGGGAGAAATTTCTTATCAGGAAATTATCCAACTGTTACAGAATTTGTCTCCCAAGTACCGAACAGTGTTCAACTTGAATGTTATTGAGGGGTATTCCCATGAAGAAATTGCCGATATGCTCCAAATATCTGTGGGCACCTCAAAATCAAATTTGTCCCGGGCTAGGGCCAACCTAAGAAGTATGTTAACGCGAAGTCATGAAAAAGGACTGGAAAAATATGAGCGATAA
- a CDS encoding sulfite exporter TauE/SafE family protein, giving the protein MIWTAIVLGFVSSFHCVGMCGPIALAIGSLNKRGYWARKLAYNLGRTMTYSLLGLAIGFLGVGFEMAGMQQGLSIGLGIIMIIFAIFYSKGEKLMAGLGLFQFVGKLKNYLGYWIKRGGAVSFFVTGFLNGLMPCGMVYMALMAALAQGNPLGSSLYMAFFGIGTIPLLLVLMLGGNWINNFGRQKVSQWLPYFGVFIGCLFIFRGLGLGIHFLSPELQLMEIGTTIQEMTMCR; this is encoded by the coding sequence ATGATCTGGACAGCGATAGTTCTGGGTTTTGTAAGTTCCTTTCATTGTGTGGGGATGTGTGGTCCAATAGCTTTGGCGATTGGGTCCCTGAATAAGCGTGGGTATTGGGCTAGAAAACTGGCATATAACCTGGGACGGACCATGACTTATTCCCTGTTAGGTTTGGCAATAGGCTTTTTAGGCGTAGGATTTGAAATGGCAGGAATGCAACAGGGACTATCTATTGGTCTGGGGATTATAATGATCATTTTTGCCATCTTTTATTCAAAAGGGGAAAAGCTAATGGCCGGTTTAGGATTGTTTCAATTCGTGGGGAAATTAAAAAATTACCTGGGATATTGGATCAAAAGGGGAGGTGCCGTATCATTTTTTGTAACCGGATTCTTAAATGGACTTATGCCTTGTGGGATGGTGTATATGGCTTTGATGGCGGCTTTGGCACAAGGAAATCCTTTGGGGAGCTCTCTTTATATGGCATTTTTTGGAATAGGAACTATTCCGCTTTTGCTGGTTTTGATGTTGGGTGGAAACTGGATTAATAATTTTGGAAGGCAAAAGGTATCCCAGTGGCTGCCCTATTTTGGGGTATTTATTGGTTGCCTATTTATTTTCCGCGGATTGGGGCTGGGAATTCATTTTCTCAGCCCGGAATTGCAGCTTATGGAAATTGGAACAACCATTCAGGAAATGACCATGTGCAGGTAA
- a CDS encoding FixH family protein — protein MNWGKGLILVFIAFGAMMATMVTICVKQDDIHLVTQQYYEEEIKYQEHIQKVANAAELGQEVIWFDANTKKLGLELENGAEGTLWLFRPSDARMDHKIPVKFSEKSPLELDLKDLKSGYWRVKLTWKNDGKEYFQEKKINL, from the coding sequence ATGAATTGGGGAAAAGGATTGATTTTGGTTTTTATTGCTTTTGGAGCAATGATGGCAACAATGGTGACCATTTGTGTCAAACAGGATGATATTCATTTGGTAACCCAGCAATATTATGAAGAGGAAATCAAATACCAGGAACACATCCAAAAAGTGGCCAATGCCGCCGAGTTAGGCCAGGAAGTGATTTGGTTTGATGCAAATACCAAAAAGTTGGGATTGGAATTGGAAAATGGGGCGGAAGGAACATTATGGTTATTCAGACCTTCTGATGCCAGGATGGACCATAAGATTCCGGTAAAATTTTCTGAAAAATCACCTTTAGAGTTGGATTTGAAGGATCTTAAATCCGGGTATTGGAGAGTAAAATTAACCTGGAAAAATGATGGTAAGGAATACTTTCAGGAGAAAAAAATTAATTTGTAA
- the ccoG gene encoding cytochrome c oxidase accessory protein CcoG: protein MKDIKNTSSFRDSLATVQEDGQRNWIYPKKVKGFFFRWRTIVSWLLLGLLFAGPFLQVNGKPLMLLNFFERKFIIFGQVFWPQDTHILLFLLLIFFVFVILFTVVFGRVFCGWACPQTLFMEMVFRKIEYWVEGDANQQKKLNAKPWNREKILKKGFKMGLFTMVSLVIAHTVMAYLVGWERTLEMVSHSPTENWAGFIGLMTFTGIFLFVFSWFREQACTVVCPYGRLQGVLLDSNSINVSYDYVRGEPRGKLVKNSNEGNLKGDCVDCSLCVQVCPTGIDIRNGVQMDCVNCTACMDACDGVMEKINRPKGLIRYASENSIQHKNAKLITPRVMGYSTVLALLILAFVGLLVTRDDFSATVTRFRGMTYQERPDGQVSNLYEMTLINKTFDPKNIQIKPGNSRFKIEAKEGGNWRLSGQSKMEGRFFLVMEQENVKSINQEVELLLIQGGEVIDRIETNFMAPLPKNK from the coding sequence ATGAAAGATATCAAAAACACAAGTTCATTTAGGGATTCCCTGGCCACCGTTCAAGAGGATGGACAAAGAAACTGGATTTACCCCAAGAAGGTAAAAGGTTTCTTTTTCCGGTGGAGGACTATTGTCAGCTGGCTATTGTTGGGCCTGCTGTTTGCAGGTCCTTTTCTTCAGGTGAATGGTAAACCGTTGATGTTATTGAATTTCTTTGAAAGGAAATTCATCATCTTTGGGCAGGTCTTTTGGCCACAGGATACTCATATTTTGTTGTTTTTGCTTTTGATCTTTTTTGTTTTTGTCATCCTGTTTACGGTTGTGTTTGGCAGGGTTTTTTGCGGTTGGGCATGTCCTCAGACATTATTTATGGAAATGGTCTTCAGGAAAATTGAATACTGGGTCGAGGGAGATGCCAATCAACAAAAAAAGTTGAATGCCAAGCCCTGGAACAGAGAAAAAATCCTTAAAAAAGGCTTTAAAATGGGTTTGTTTACCATGGTGTCTTTGGTGATTGCCCATACTGTCATGGCCTATTTGGTGGGATGGGAAAGAACCTTGGAAATGGTATCTCATTCTCCTACGGAAAATTGGGCTGGTTTTATTGGCCTAATGACCTTTACGGGAATTTTCCTGTTTGTTTTTTCCTGGTTTAGAGAACAAGCTTGTACAGTGGTATGCCCCTATGGAAGGCTTCAGGGAGTGCTTTTGGATAGTAATTCCATCAATGTAAGTTATGATTATGTTAGAGGCGAACCAAGGGGAAAATTGGTGAAAAATTCAAATGAAGGCAACCTTAAGGGGGATTGTGTGGATTGCAGCCTTTGTGTTCAAGTTTGTCCAACAGGCATTGATATTAGAAATGGGGTCCAGATGGACTGTGTAAATTGCACTGCATGCATGGATGCCTGTGATGGCGTCATGGAAAAAATCAACCGGCCCAAAGGCTTGATAAGGTATGCCTCTGAAAATAGCATTCAACACAAAAATGCTAAGTTGATTACCCCTAGGGTAATGGGCTATAGTACGGTATTGGCGCTGTTGATATTAGCTTTTGTTGGCCTACTGGTTACTAGAGACGATTTTTCCGCCACGGTTACCCGGTTTAGGGGTATGACTTACCAGGAGAGGCCCGATGGGCAAGTCAGTAATTTGTATGAAATGACACTGATCAACAAAACATTTGATCCAAAAAACATTCAGATAAAACCTGGAAATAGCCGGTTTAAAATAGAAGCAAAGGAAGGGGGGAATTGGAGATTGTCTGGTCAGTCTAAAATGGAAGGGAGATTTTTCCTTGTAATGGAACAAGAAAATGTTAAATCCATCAATCAGGAGGTGGAACTGCTTTTAATTCAGGGCGGGGAGGTGATTGACAGAATTGAAACCAATTTTATGGCTCCATTACCAAAAAACAAATAA
- a CDS encoding cbb3-type cytochrome c oxidase N-terminal domain-containing protein — translation MKKNKLILSAFLAFISATPALAQQSNTGWVESLRGMDSTQLALLIMIMVVLGVTVLLLLLLIYLMTFISGILKQENPELAQEPSFWERFKKRFVVGEMKPIEKEHEIMLDHSYDGIVELDNFMPPWLKYLFYGTIVFGIGYFMYYSVFDLGKSQIEEYQVELELAALEAEERKAFALASIDETNVTLDQSEAVIQAGKSLYQNNCVACHGADGGGGVGPNFTDEYWLHGGSIKDVFTVIKYGVPEKGMIPWQDQLSPEEIKQVANFVLSLQGTTPTNPKEPQGEKYVPEEKAPADTQTAAIEVGSAPSAF, via the coding sequence ATGAAAAAGAATAAATTAATATTGTCAGCCTTTTTGGCATTTATATCAGCAACTCCGGCATTGGCCCAGCAAAGCAATACTGGCTGGGTAGAAAGCCTAAGGGGAATGGATAGCACCCAATTGGCCCTATTGATCATGATAATGGTAGTATTAGGGGTGACGGTTTTATTATTGTTGTTATTGATTTACCTAATGACTTTTATTTCGGGAATTCTGAAACAAGAAAATCCCGAACTGGCCCAAGAACCTTCTTTTTGGGAAAGGTTTAAGAAAAGGTTTGTGGTAGGGGAAATGAAACCCATTGAAAAGGAACATGAGATCATGCTGGACCACAGCTATGATGGTATTGTGGAGCTGGACAACTTTATGCCTCCTTGGCTTAAGTACCTGTTTTATGGAACAATAGTGTTTGGTATTGGCTATTTTATGTACTATTCGGTATTTGATTTGGGCAAATCTCAAATTGAAGAATATCAAGTAGAGCTGGAATTGGCAGCATTAGAAGCCGAGGAAAGAAAAGCATTTGCATTGGCCTCCATAGATGAAACCAATGTAACATTGGACCAGTCTGAAGCGGTGATCCAAGCAGGAAAATCTTTGTACCAAAATAACTGTGTAGCCTGTCATGGTGCAGATGGAGGAGGGGGTGTTGGCCCCAACTTTACCGATGAATATTGGCTTCACGGTGGAAGTATCAAGGATGTATTTACCGTTATAAAATATGGTGTTCCTGAAAAGGGCATGATCCCTTGGCAAGATCAGTTAAGCCCTGAGGAAATCAAGCAAGTGGCCAACTTTGTCCTTTCCTTACAGGGTACCACTCCGACCAACCCCAAAGAACCTCAGGGAGAAAAATATGTCCCAGAAGAAAAAGCTCCGGCAGATACACAAACTGCAGCAATAGAAGTTGGAAGTGCTCCATCAGCTTTTTAA
- a CDS encoding cbb3-type cytochrome c oxidase subunit 3, translated as MKKEILIAIENVEIYPVISLLIFVLFFIGMAWWVLKADRNYVDHMKSLPVHDGNPKNDNTYEKE; from the coding sequence ATGAAAAAGGAAATATTAATCGCAATAGAAAATGTGGAAATATACCCAGTGATTTCCCTGCTCATCTTTGTCTTGTTTTTTATTGGAATGGCCTGGTGGGTTTTAAAAGCGGATCGCAATTATGTAGATCATATGAAGTCTTTGCCCGTCCACGATGGCAATCCCAAAAATGATAATACCTATGAAAAAGAATAA
- the ccoN gene encoding cytochrome-c oxidase, cbb3-type subunit I: protein MGTATLEKFSYDNKIVKYFGAATIIWGLVGMLVGILAATQLFLPEANLGNPYTTFGRIRPLHTNAVIFAFVGNAIFAGVYYSMPRLLKARMWSDALSWIHFWGWQLIILAAAITLPLGLTTSKEYAELEWPIDIAIAVIWVAFGANMIGTLVKRRERHMYVAIWFYLASFVTVAVLHIFNSLALPVSFFKSYSAYAGVQDALVQWWYGHNAVAFFLTTPFLGLMYYYLPKAANRPIYSYKLSIVHFWSLIFIYIWAGPHHLLYTALPEWAQVLGVAFSIMLIAPSWGGMVNGLLTLRGAWDKVRVDPVLKFMVVAVTAYGMATFEGPLLSLKNVNAIAHYTDWIVAHVHIGGLGWNGFLTFGILYWLWPKMWRTNLYSTKLANTHFWLGTLGILFYALPMYVAALTQSLMWKEFNEMGRLAYPNFLETVLEIVPMYMFRAFGGVLYLTGAIIMGYNLVKTAKLGSFLTEEKDEAPALVKYRSEKGEFWHRAWERKPVFFTVLATVAIIIGGVIEIIPTILVKSNVPTIASVQPYTPLELQGRDLYISNGCVGCHSQMIRPFRSETERYGEYSKAGEFVYDRPFLWGSKRTGPDLHRVGKKYPDSWHYHHMVDPRTMSPGSTMPSYSWMATNTMDHSDLPAKIETMQKLGVPYPEGFSQEAVENAHKQAQGIAANLKESGIEVLPDTEIVALIAYLQRLGTDIKKESSNP from the coding sequence TTGGGTACAGCAACGCTGGAAAAATTCAGTTACGATAACAAAATCGTCAAGTACTTTGGTGCAGCCACCATCATTTGGGGTTTGGTTGGGATGTTGGTGGGTATATTGGCCGCCACCCAGCTATTTCTTCCCGAGGCTAACTTGGGTAATCCCTACACCACCTTTGGCAGGATTCGTCCATTGCATACCAATGCGGTGATTTTTGCCTTTGTGGGAAATGCTATTTTTGCGGGTGTTTATTATTCCATGCCCCGGCTTTTGAAGGCCAGGATGTGGAGTGATGCCCTCAGTTGGATCCATTTCTGGGGTTGGCAGCTGATCATATTAGCTGCAGCCATCACCCTTCCTTTAGGACTGACCACGTCCAAGGAATATGCAGAACTGGAATGGCCTATTGATATTGCCATTGCGGTGATTTGGGTGGCCTTTGGTGCCAATATGATCGGTACCTTGGTAAAAAGAAGAGAAAGACATATGTATGTGGCCATTTGGTTTTATCTGGCCTCCTTCGTAACGGTAGCGGTACTGCATATCTTTAATTCATTGGCATTGCCTGTTTCTTTTTTTAAAAGTTATTCCGCTTATGCAGGTGTTCAGGATGCCTTGGTACAATGGTGGTATGGGCACAATGCAGTGGCTTTTTTCCTAACTACTCCCTTTTTGGGGTTGATGTATTATTACCTGCCAAAAGCAGCCAACAGACCCATTTATTCTTATAAGCTATCTATTGTTCACTTTTGGTCCTTGATATTTATTTATATCTGGGCAGGGCCTCACCACTTGTTGTACACCGCTTTGCCAGAATGGGCCCAGGTATTAGGTGTTGCCTTTTCAATTATGCTAATCGCCCCTTCTTGGGGTGGTATGGTCAATGGCCTTTTGACCCTGAGAGGGGCATGGGACAAAGTGAGAGTTGACCCGGTGTTGAAATTTATGGTGGTTGCTGTTACCGCCTATGGTATGGCCACTTTTGAAGGACCATTGCTTTCCCTTAAAAATGTCAACGCCATTGCCCACTATACAGATTGGATTGTAGCCCATGTGCATATTGGAGGTTTGGGATGGAACGGATTTCTCACTTTCGGAATATTGTACTGGCTATGGCCTAAGATGTGGAGAACTAATCTTTACTCTACCAAATTGGCCAATACCCACTTTTGGTTAGGGACCTTGGGTATCCTGTTTTACGCACTTCCCATGTATGTAGCCGCATTGACTCAAAGTCTTATGTGGAAAGAATTTAATGAAATGGGAAGGTTGGCCTATCCCAACTTCCTTGAGACTGTGCTGGAAATTGTCCCTATGTACATGTTCCGGGCATTTGGTGGGGTACTTTACTTGACCGGAGCAATAATTATGGGGTATAACCTTGTAAAAACAGCCAAGTTAGGATCCTTCTTGACTGAGGAAAAAGACGAAGCTCCTGCCCTTGTGAAATATAGGTCTGAGAAAGGTGAGTTTTGGCACCGAGCCTGGGAAAGGAAACCCGTTTTCTTTACTGTTTTGGCAACGGTGGCCATCATCATCGGGGGGGTAATAGAAATCATACCTACCATTTTGGTAAAATCCAATGTGCCCACCATTGCCAGTGTACAACCTTATACCCCGCTTGAATTGCAAGGGCGTGACCTGTATATCTCTAATGGTTGTGTAGGTTGTCACTCTCAAATGATCCGGCCTTTCCGCTCAGAAACAGAAAGATATGGAGAGTATTCCAAAGCAGGAGAATTTGTATATGACCGTCCTTTCCTATGGGGATCCAAAAGGACCGGCCCAGACCTGCACAGGGTTGGAAAGAAATATCCAGATAGTTGGCATTACCACCATATGGTGGATCCCAGAACCATGTCTCCCGGGTCCACAATGCCTTCTTACTCTTGGATGGCTACCAATACCATGGACCATTCGGATCTACCGGCCAAAATAGAAACCATGCAGAAGTTGGGTGTACCTTATCCGGAAGGTTTTTCGCAAGAGGCAGTAGAGAATGCCCATAAACAAGCCCAGGGGATTGCTGCCAACCTGAAGGAATCAGGTATTGAGGTGCTTCCAGACACCGAAATTGTGGCTCTTATCGCCTATTTACAGCGGTTGGGGACAGATATAAAAAAAGAGAGTTCAAATCCATAA
- the ccoS gene encoding cbb3-type cytochrome oxidase assembly protein CcoS → MEVIFVLIGVSLVLAIGFLILFLRAMNQGQFDDAHTPSIRILFDKTTKENGNQKTTIKSK, encoded by the coding sequence ATGGAAGTGATTTTTGTATTGATCGGAGTGAGTCTAGTTCTGGCCATTGGCTTTTTAATACTATTTCTAAGGGCCATGAACCAAGGGCAATTCGATGATGCCCATACTCCCTCCATCAGGATTTTATTTGATAAAACAACGAAAGAAAACGGAAACCAAAAAACTACAATTAAATCAAAATAG
- a CDS encoding heavy metal translocating P-type ATPase: MNVIAKDKTKVCFHCGDNCLSDALIFDGKDFCCPGCQLVYELLQDNGLSSYYEYGDSPGTKKKNQSQQANRFDFLSDQTILEKMVDFQNEEEAHVSFSIPAIHCASCIWLLENLHQLNPGVISGRVDFVKKVAQFRFLKREITLQGLVELLAKIGYEPTIRLSNLDKKSEDSTGKDKSGIYKLAVAGFCFGNMMFFSLPDYFSETSLLGEGFRGLFAYLNIFLALPVVFYAAADYYKSAWYSLKSKRVNMDVPIVLGIITLFTYSLYEILIHQESGYMDSLGGLLFFLLLGKLYQQKTFATLAFDRDYKAYFPLSVTLMNKGAEEVVALTKIQEGDLIKVRNEELIPCDSVLFNGDAQIDYSFVTGEEVPVKVPEGKLIYAGGRQKGAELLLEVQKLPSQGYLTSLWNHKSFHQNKDEEGLASLANAISGKFTFTVLLVAFLALGFWSFYDLPTGIKAFTSVLIVACPCALALSTPFTLGNTLRVMGNGKFYLKNGHVIENLAEVDSFVLDKTGTLTNPNQAKVSFKGEALSPETLSIIKSMVSVSNHPLSNRIRQWIKEEPSNNVTEIKEWTGKGILAKYKSMEIKLGSAKWLEVENGKNKILGNQVYLAIEGKVMGYFSIQSGLRKGMPTLVTLLKEKGKVHLLSGDQNHERKHLEEVFGSGVSMLFQQSPKDKLKFLEKLNGEGKNTLMMGDGLNDSGALQESKVGIALTDQATHFSPASDAILDATAINKLPAFIEFAKVSRKIIKGSFILSFVYNALGIGLAVQGLLSPVICAVLMPLSSISVVVFTTISTNYWAYKKGLITKKNELWK, from the coding sequence ATGAATGTAATTGCAAAAGATAAAACAAAAGTTTGTTTCCACTGTGGGGACAATTGTTTGAGTGATGCATTGATTTTTGATGGAAAGGATTTCTGCTGTCCTGGTTGTCAATTGGTTTATGAACTGCTTCAGGACAATGGACTTAGCAGCTATTATGAATACGGTGATAGTCCAGGAACAAAGAAAAAAAATCAATCCCAGCAGGCCAACCGGTTTGATTTTTTGTCTGATCAAACCATTCTCGAAAAAATGGTTGATTTCCAGAATGAAGAGGAAGCCCATGTTTCCTTCAGCATTCCTGCCATCCATTGTGCAAGTTGTATTTGGTTATTGGAAAATCTACATCAATTAAATCCCGGGGTAATCTCCGGTAGGGTAGACTTTGTGAAAAAAGTGGCCCAGTTCAGATTTTTAAAAAGGGAAATTACCCTTCAGGGGCTTGTAGAGTTATTGGCAAAAATTGGATATGAACCGACTATCAGGCTTTCCAATCTGGATAAAAAAAGTGAAGATTCAACCGGGAAGGATAAATCTGGCATTTATAAGCTGGCTGTAGCAGGGTTTTGTTTTGGCAATATGATGTTTTTCAGCTTGCCGGATTATTTTTCTGAGACCTCCCTTTTGGGAGAAGGTTTCAGAGGATTATTTGCTTACCTAAATATTTTCCTGGCTTTGCCAGTGGTGTTTTATGCTGCAGCTGATTATTACAAGTCGGCTTGGTATTCCCTGAAAAGCAAAAGAGTAAATATGGATGTTCCTATTGTATTAGGAATCATTACTCTTTTTACTTATAGCCTCTATGAAATTTTGATCCACCAGGAAAGTGGGTATATGGATTCATTAGGTGGGCTGCTGTTTTTCTTGCTATTGGGAAAATTATACCAACAAAAAACCTTTGCCACCCTGGCTTTCGACCGGGATTATAAAGCTTACTTCCCACTGTCTGTAACCTTAATGAACAAAGGGGCAGAAGAGGTAGTGGCTTTGACAAAAATCCAGGAAGGGGACCTTATCAAAGTTAGAAATGAGGAATTGATCCCTTGTGATAGTGTGCTCTTCAATGGGGATGCACAAATCGATTACAGTTTTGTCACCGGAGAGGAAGTTCCTGTAAAGGTCCCCGAAGGAAAATTGATTTATGCTGGAGGCAGGCAAAAAGGTGCTGAATTATTACTAGAAGTGCAAAAATTACCCTCTCAGGGGTATTTGACTTCACTTTGGAACCACAAAAGTTTCCATCAAAATAAGGATGAGGAAGGGTTGGCCTCTTTGGCTAATGCCATTAGTGGAAAATTTACTTTCACAGTACTTTTAGTGGCCTTTTTGGCACTGGGATTTTGGAGCTTTTATGATTTGCCCACTGGGATCAAAGCATTTACCAGTGTCCTGATAGTGGCATGTCCCTGTGCACTGGCGCTTTCCACTCCCTTTACCCTTGGAAATACCCTAAGGGTGATGGGGAATGGAAAATTTTATCTCAAAAATGGCCATGTGATCGAAAACCTGGCAGAGGTGGACTCTTTTGTATTGGACAAAACAGGTACTCTGACTAACCCAAATCAGGCCAAAGTATCTTTCAAGGGAGAAGCTCTTTCTCCTGAAACTTTGTCCATCATCAAATCGATGGTTTCCGTCTCAAACCACCCATTAAGCAATAGGATTCGGCAATGGATAAAAGAAGAGCCTTCTAATAATGTAACTGAAATCAAGGAGTGGACAGGAAAAGGCATTTTGGCCAAATATAAGTCCATGGAAATAAAGCTGGGTTCAGCAAAATGGCTAGAAGTAGAAAATGGGAAAAATAAAATTTTGGGAAACCAGGTGTATCTAGCCATTGAAGGAAAGGTGATGGGCTATTTCTCAATCCAAAGCGGACTGAGGAAAGGAATGCCAACTCTGGTCACCCTTTTAAAGGAAAAGGGTAAAGTGCATTTGCTTTCAGGAGATCAAAATCATGAAAGAAAACATTTGGAAGAAGTATTTGGATCAGGTGTGTCCATGCTGTTTCAGCAAAGCCCTAAAGACAAACTGAAGTTTTTGGAAAAGTTAAATGGTGAGGGAAAAAACACATTAATGATGGGAGATGGCTTGAATGATTCCGGCGCCCTTCAGGAAAGCAAAGTGGGGATTGCCTTAACAGATCAAGCGACTCACTTTTCCCCTGCAAGTGATGCCATATTGGATGCAACGGCCATAAATAAACTTCCGGCCTTTATTGAGTTTGCCAAAGTCAGCAGGAAAATTATTAAGGGAAGCTTTATCCTGAGCTTTGTGTACAATGCTTTGGGCATTGGCCTGGCAGTCCAGGGGCTGCTGAGTCCGGTGATTTGTGCAGTGCTTATGCCATTGAGCAGTATTTCGGTAGTGGTGTTTACCACCATTTCAACCAATTATTGGGCTTATAAGAAAGGATTGATCACAAAAAAAAATGAGCTATGGAAGTGA